A single region of the Pseudomonas sp. VD-NE ins genome encodes:
- the panC gene encoding pantoate--beta-alanine ligase: MNTVKTVRELRAAVARARSEGKRIGFVPTMGNLHSGHVALITKATQRVDFVVASIFVNPLQFGAGEDLDKYPRTLAADQEKLLEAGCSLLFAPTVEEMYPDGMAGQTRVSVPQLSEGLCGASRPGHFEGVATVVSKLFNMVQPDLAIFGQKDYQQLAVIRALVHDLNMPIQIIGEPTVRAADGLALSSRNGFLNEEQRAVAPVVYRSLSNIAESIKQGERDFPALISAQVQQLEAAGLRPDYLEIRHALTLRPATAEDRDLVILVAAFLGTTRLIDNLHLNLDTPV; this comes from the coding sequence AGCCCGCGCCCGCAGCGAAGGCAAGCGCATCGGCTTCGTGCCGACCATGGGCAACCTGCACAGCGGCCACGTCGCGCTGATCACCAAAGCCACCCAACGGGTGGATTTCGTGGTCGCGAGCATTTTCGTCAACCCGCTGCAATTCGGCGCCGGCGAAGACCTCGATAAATACCCACGCACGTTGGCGGCGGACCAGGAAAAGCTCCTTGAAGCCGGTTGCTCCCTGCTCTTCGCGCCAACTGTCGAAGAAATGTACCCCGACGGCATGGCCGGGCAGACTCGGGTCAGCGTGCCGCAATTGTCCGAAGGCCTCTGCGGCGCCAGCCGTCCGGGGCACTTCGAAGGCGTGGCGACCGTGGTCAGCAAGCTGTTCAACATGGTCCAGCCGGATCTGGCGATTTTCGGTCAGAAGGATTACCAGCAGCTGGCGGTGATCCGCGCGCTGGTGCATGACCTGAACATGCCGATCCAGATCATCGGCGAGCCGACTGTTCGCGCCGCCGATGGCTTGGCGCTGTCGTCGCGCAATGGCTTCCTCAACGAGGAACAGCGCGCGGTGGCTCCGGTGGTCTATCGCTCGCTGAGCAACATTGCCGAATCGATCAAGCAAGGTGAACGGGATTTCCCGGCGCTGATCAGTGCCCAGGTGCAGCAGCTGGAAGCGGCGGGCCTGCGTCCGGATTACCTGGAAATCCGCCATGCGCTGACCTTGCGTCCGGCAACGGCTGAAGACCGTGATCTGGTGATTCTGGTGGCGGCGTTCCTCGGCACTACGCGGTTGATCGACAACCTGCACCTGAATCTCGATACGCCGGTTTAA
- a CDS encoding oxygenase MpaB family protein yields MEFIRSRIEHQLMSLTGLSLGQLDLENPKGDPGLFGPDSVSWQVHGDFSSMLIGGISALLLQALHPLALAGVWDHSNFREDMLGRLRRTSQFVSGTTFGSRKDADWLIEKVRTIHLQVVGTAPDGRPYAASDPDLLTWVHVAEVSNFLAAHLRYRNPQLSGADQDRYYAEIAVIAERLGARDVPKSRQAVADYLQRMRPQLLCDERSREVLRLLLDAPAPSVLARPFGDLMMKAGIDLLPEWASAMLDVRQSSLQRQLIRASVRRSAPMLRWAMRNGSVQRAKRRMGLLR; encoded by the coding sequence ATGGAATTTATCCGCAGTCGCATTGAACACCAGCTCATGAGCCTGACCGGGCTGTCGCTCGGTCAGCTCGACCTGGAAAACCCCAAGGGCGATCCCGGCCTGTTCGGCCCGGATTCGGTCAGTTGGCAAGTGCACGGCGACTTCAGCAGCATGCTGATCGGCGGCATCAGTGCGCTGTTGCTGCAAGCCTTGCACCCGCTGGCGTTGGCCGGGGTCTGGGATCATTCGAATTTCCGTGAAGACATGCTTGGCCGTCTGCGGCGCACCAGCCAGTTTGTTTCCGGCACCACGTTCGGCTCGCGAAAGGACGCCGACTGGCTGATCGAGAAAGTGCGCACCATTCACCTGCAAGTGGTCGGCACTGCGCCGGATGGTCGGCCATACGCGGCGAGCGATCCGGATTTGCTGACATGGGTACACGTGGCCGAGGTCAGTAACTTTCTTGCGGCACATTTGCGCTATCGCAATCCGCAATTGTCCGGAGCGGATCAGGATCGTTATTACGCGGAAATTGCCGTGATTGCCGAACGCCTCGGCGCGCGGGATGTGCCGAAATCGCGGCAAGCCGTGGCTGATTACCTGCAACGCATGCGCCCGCAGTTGCTGTGCGATGAGCGCAGCCGTGAGGTTTTGCGCTTGCTGCTCGACGCACCGGCACCCAGCGTTCTGGCCCGGCCGTTTGGTGATCTGATGATGAAGGCCGGTATCGACCTGTTGCCGGAGTGGGCCAGCGCCATGCTTGATGTGCGACAGAGTTCGCTGCAACGCCAACTGATTCGTGCCAGCGTCCGGCGCAGCGCACCGATGCTGCGCTGGGCGATGCGCAATGGCTCAGTGCAACGGGCCAAACGCCGGATGGGGCTGCTTCGCTGA
- the acs gene encoding acetate--CoA ligase: MFDISTFPKADAVRRAAQLTQDDYRRLYRESIEHPTAFWAEQATRFLDWSTPWQTVQRYDLKTGEAAWFAGGRLNVSYNCIDRHLEKRGDQTALLWEGDDPAESAQITYKKLHHHVCRLANVLKSRGVKKGDRVCIYMPMIPEAAYAMLACARIGAIHSVVFGGFSPDSLRDRILDADCRTVITADEGVRGGKFVPLKQNVDKALQSCPDVSTVVVVERSQGNVDWVEGRDLWYHQAVRDVSDDCPPEPMDAEDPLFILYTSGSTGKPKGVLHTTGGYLLQAAMTFKYVLDYRDGEVFWCTADVGWVTGHSYIVYGPLANGATTLMFEGVPSYPSSSRFWQVIDKHKVNIFYTAPTALRALMREGAEPLKETSRASLRLLGSVGEPINPEAWEWYFNVVGEQRCPIVDTWWQTETGGIMLSPLVSAQRIKPGCATQPMFGVQPVLLDEHGKEIKGAGSGVLAIKSSWPAQIRSVYGDPQRMVDTYFKPYPGYYFTGDGARRDEDGDYWITGRIDDVINVSGHRIGTAEVESALVLHDSIAEAAVVGYPHDVKGQGIYAFVTPMNGTEPNDELKKELLAHVSKEIGSFAKPDLIQWAPALPKTRSGKIMRRILRKIACNELDSLGDTSTLADPSVVQGLIDTRLNQ, from the coding sequence ATGTTCGATATCAGCACGTTCCCCAAAGCCGATGCCGTCCGCCGGGCTGCGCAATTAACTCAGGATGACTACCGGCGCCTGTACCGCGAATCCATTGAACACCCCACAGCCTTCTGGGCCGAACAGGCCACGCGTTTCCTCGACTGGAGCACGCCGTGGCAGACCGTTCAGCGCTACGACCTGAAAACCGGTGAAGCCGCCTGGTTTGCCGGGGGCAGACTGAACGTCAGTTACAACTGCATCGACCGCCACCTGGAAAAGCGCGGCGATCAGACTGCGTTGCTCTGGGAAGGCGACGACCCGGCCGAATCGGCACAAATCACTTATAAAAAACTCCATCACCACGTCTGCCGCCTGGCCAACGTGCTGAAAAGCCGTGGCGTGAAGAAAGGCGACCGGGTGTGCATCTACATGCCGATGATCCCCGAAGCCGCTTACGCCATGCTTGCCTGTGCACGAATCGGTGCGATCCATTCGGTGGTATTTGGCGGCTTCTCTCCGGATTCTCTGCGAGACCGCATTCTCGATGCCGACTGCCGCACGGTGATCACTGCTGACGAAGGCGTACGAGGCGGCAAGTTCGTGCCGCTGAAACAGAATGTCGACAAAGCGCTACAGAGTTGCCCGGACGTCAGCACCGTCGTGGTGGTCGAGCGCAGCCAAGGTAACGTCGATTGGGTCGAGGGTCGTGATCTCTGGTATCACCAGGCTGTACGCGATGTCAGCGACGATTGCCCACCGGAGCCGATGGACGCCGAAGACCCGTTGTTCATCCTCTACACCTCCGGCAGCACCGGCAAACCCAAAGGCGTGCTGCACACCACCGGCGGCTATTTGCTGCAAGCGGCGATGACCTTCAAGTACGTGCTCGACTACCGCGACGGCGAAGTGTTTTGGTGCACCGCCGATGTCGGTTGGGTCACCGGCCACAGCTACATCGTCTACGGCCCGCTGGCCAACGGCGCGACCACATTGATGTTCGAGGGCGTGCCGAGCTACCCGAGCAGTTCACGCTTCTGGCAGGTCATTGATAAACACAAGGTCAATATTTTCTACACCGCGCCGACTGCTCTGCGCGCGTTAATGCGCGAAGGCGCCGAGCCGTTGAAGGAAACCTCGCGCGCCAGCCTCAGATTGCTCGGCAGCGTCGGTGAGCCGATCAACCCGGAAGCGTGGGAATGGTATTTCAACGTCGTAGGAGAACAGCGCTGCCCGATTGTCGACACTTGGTGGCAGACCGAAACCGGCGGCATCATGCTCAGCCCGCTGGTCAGCGCACAGCGGATCAAACCGGGCTGCGCCACACAACCCATGTTCGGCGTGCAACCGGTGCTGCTCGATGAACACGGCAAGGAAATCAAAGGCGCCGGCAGTGGCGTGCTGGCAATCAAATCGAGTTGGCCGGCGCAGATCCGCAGCGTCTATGGCGACCCGCAACGAATGGTCGACACCTATTTCAAACCCTACCCCGGCTACTACTTCACCGGCGACGGCGCACGCCGCGATGAGGACGGCGATTACTGGATCACCGGGCGCATCGACGACGTGATCAACGTCTCCGGTCACCGCATCGGTACCGCCGAAGTGGAAAGTGCACTGGTGCTGCACGACAGCATCGCCGAAGCCGCCGTGGTCGGTTACCCGCATGACGTCAAAGGTCAGGGCATCTACGCCTTCGTCACGCCCATGAACGGCACCGAGCCGAATGATGAACTGAAGAAAGAACTGCTCGCCCACGTCAGCAAGGAAATCGGCAGCTTCGCCAAACCGGACCTGATCCAGTGGGCGCCAGCCTTGCCGAAAACCCGTTCAGGCAAGATCATGCGGCGCATTCTGCGCAAGATCGCCTGCAACGAACTCGACAGCCTCGGTGACACCTCGACCCTGGCCGACCCGAGTGTGGTGCAAGGCCTGATCGACACGCGCCTCAATCAGTAA
- a CDS encoding class I SAM-dependent methyltransferase — translation MSSLNQALRAALDQRQDLLAELHRQGTDCYRLFHGSQEGAGGLTIDRYGPQLLVQSFHQTLEREDLLQLHAMVNQTLGQDTLLVYNDRSRGNSRIDREDSVYKADEAALADLVGHEWGLNYRVRGRHAGQDPLLFLDLRNTRGWVKDHAKGKSVLNLFAYTCGVGLSAAAGGAREVCNLDFAEGNLAVGRENGLLNPQLPEMQFIQSDYFPAIRQLAGLPISQRRGQKLPSYQRLEQRQYDLVLLDPPAWAKSAFGTVDLLRDYQSLLKPALLTTADNGVLICCNNLAKVSMDDWREQVLRCAEKAGRPVREWSVMTPGADFPSMDQQPPLKTLILQL, via the coding sequence ATGTCTTCCTTGAATCAGGCGCTGCGCGCCGCCCTCGATCAACGCCAGGACTTGCTCGCAGAGCTGCACCGCCAGGGCACCGATTGCTATCGGCTGTTCCATGGCAGCCAGGAAGGCGCTGGCGGCCTGACCATCGACCGCTACGGCCCGCAACTGTTGGTGCAGAGCTTTCACCAGACGCTGGAGCGTGAGGACTTGCTGCAACTGCACGCCATGGTCAATCAAACCCTGGGCCAGGACACCTTGCTGGTCTACAACGACCGCTCCCGTGGCAACTCGCGCATTGACCGCGAAGACAGCGTCTATAAGGCTGACGAGGCGGCGCTGGCCGATCTGGTCGGTCACGAATGGGGTCTGAACTACCGTGTGCGCGGCCGCCATGCCGGGCAGGATCCGCTGCTGTTCCTCGACCTGCGCAACACGCGCGGCTGGGTCAAGGATCACGCCAAGGGCAAATCCGTGCTCAACCTGTTTGCCTACACCTGCGGCGTCGGCCTCAGTGCGGCTGCCGGTGGCGCGCGAGAAGTGTGCAACCTGGATTTCGCCGAAGGCAATCTGGCGGTCGGTCGCGAAAACGGTCTGCTCAACCCGCAGTTGCCCGAGATGCAGTTCATTCAGTCGGACTACTTCCCGGCCATCCGCCAACTCGCCGGCCTGCCGATCAGCCAGCGCCGCGGGCAGAAACTGCCGAGCTACCAGCGCCTCGAACAGCGTCAGTACGATCTGGTCCTGCTCGATCCGCCCGCCTGGGCCAAGAGCGCATTCGGCACCGTCGACCTGCTGCGCGACTATCAGAGCCTGCTCAAACCGGCCCTGCTGACCACCGCCGACAACGGCGTGCTGATCTGCTGCAACAACCTGGCGAAAGTCAGCATGGATGACTGGCGCGAGCAGGTGCTGCGCTGCGCCGAGAAGGCCGGGCGACCGGTACGTGAGTGGAGCGTGATGACACCGGGCGCCGACTTCCCGTCCATGGACCAGCAGCCGCCGCTGAAAACCCTGATCCTGCAGCTATAA
- a CDS encoding DUF2845 domain-containing protein, protein MKLQWLALLAMTFAASHASASDTLRCGSQLISLGDRSSEVLQKCGEPVSRDVLGYKRSANRREEFQVEEWTYGPSNGMYQYLRFEGNRLRQINSKRGN, encoded by the coding sequence ATGAAACTGCAGTGGCTGGCCTTGCTCGCAATGACGTTCGCGGCCAGTCACGCCTCGGCGTCCGATACGCTGCGCTGCGGCAGTCAGTTGATCAGTCTCGGAGACCGCTCAAGCGAAGTCCTGCAAAAGTGCGGTGAGCCGGTCAGCCGAGATGTGCTGGGCTACAAGCGTAGCGCCAATCGCCGCGAGGAGTTTCAGGTCGAGGAATGGACCTACGGCCCGAGCAACGGCATGTATCAATACCTGCGCTTCGAAGGCAATCGCCTGCGACAGATCAACAGCAAACGCGGTAACTGA
- the pgi gene encoding glucose-6-phosphate isomerase, translating to MAYYLTPQDVTALPAWQALKEHRQAMQDFSMREAFNADPQRFNQFTLSSCGLFLDYSKNLINAQTRNLLVGLANEVDLKGAIKALFEGEIVNTSEGRPALHTALRRPVGDKLSVNGVNVMPEVHKVLNQITDLVGRIHDGLWRGYTEKPITDVVNIGIGGSFLGPELVSEALLSYAQKGVRCHYLANIDGSEFHELTQKLRAETTLFIVSSKSFNTLETLKNAQAARAWYLAQGGSEAELYRHFIAVSSNNAAAVAFGIREENIFPMWDWVGGRYSLWSAIGLPIALAIGMSNFKELLSGAYTMDQHFQTAPFEQNMPVLLALLGVWYGNFWGAQSHAILPYDHYLRNITKHLQQLDMESNGKSVRQDGTPVSTDTGPVIWGGVGCNGQHAYHQLLHQGSQLIPADFIVPIVSFNPVSDHHQWLYANCLSQSQALMLGKTLPEAEQELRDKGMSEEEVHKLAPHKVIPGNRPSNTIVVERISPRRLGALVAMYEHKVFVQSVVWGINAFDQWGVELGKELGKGVYNRLVGSDETTADDPSTQGLINYFRGRHRG from the coding sequence ATGGCGTATTACCTCACTCCTCAAGACGTTACCGCTCTGCCCGCCTGGCAAGCGTTGAAAGAACACCGCCAAGCCATGCAGGATTTCAGCATGCGCGAAGCCTTCAACGCCGATCCGCAGCGCTTCAACCAGTTCACCCTCAGCAGCTGCGGACTGTTTCTCGATTATTCGAAGAATTTGATCAACGCCCAGACCCGCAACCTGCTGGTCGGTCTGGCCAATGAAGTCGATCTCAAAGGCGCCATCAAAGCGCTGTTTGAAGGCGAAATCGTCAACACGTCCGAAGGCCGCCCGGCGCTGCACACCGCCCTGCGCCGCCCGGTAGGCGACAAGCTGTCGGTCAATGGCGTCAACGTGATGCCGGAAGTCCATAAGGTCCTGAACCAGATCACCGACCTGGTCGGCCGCATTCACGACGGTCTGTGGCGCGGTTACACCGAGAAGCCGATCACCGACGTGGTGAACATCGGCATCGGCGGCTCGTTCCTCGGCCCTGAGCTGGTCTCCGAAGCACTGCTGTCGTACGCGCAGAAAGGCGTGCGTTGCCACTATCTGGCGAACATCGACGGCAGTGAGTTCCACGAGCTGACGCAGAAACTGCGCGCCGAGACCACGCTGTTCATCGTTTCGTCGAAGTCGTTCAACACCCTCGAAACCCTGAAGAACGCTCAAGCTGCGCGCGCCTGGTACCTGGCGCAGGGCGGTTCGGAAGCCGAGCTGTATCGTCACTTCATCGCCGTATCGAGCAACAACGCTGCTGCCGTAGCGTTCGGTATCCGCGAAGAAAACATTTTCCCGATGTGGGACTGGGTCGGCGGTCGTTATTCGCTGTGGTCGGCGATCGGTTTGCCGATTGCCCTGGCCATCGGCATGTCCAACTTCAAGGAACTGCTGTCCGGCGCCTACACCATGGACCAGCATTTCCAGACTGCGCCGTTCGAACAGAACATGCCGGTGCTGCTGGCCCTGCTCGGCGTGTGGTACGGCAACTTCTGGGGCGCGCAAAGCCACGCGATCCTGCCGTACGACCACTACCTGCGCAACATCACCAAACACTTGCAACAGCTGGACATGGAATCCAACGGCAAGAGCGTGCGTCAGGACGGCACGCCGGTGTCGACCGATACCGGTCCGGTGATCTGGGGCGGCGTCGGCTGCAACGGTCAGCACGCGTACCACCAGTTGCTGCATCAAGGTTCGCAACTGATCCCGGCCGACTTCATCGTGCCGATCGTCAGCTTCAACCCGGTTTCCGACCACCATCAGTGGCTGTACGCCAACTGCCTGTCGCAGAGCCAGGCGCTGATGCTCGGCAAGACCTTGCCGGAAGCCGAGCAGGAACTGCGCGACAAGGGCATGAGCGAAGAAGAAGTGCACAAACTCGCGCCGCACAAGGTGATCCCGGGCAACCGTCCGAGCAACACCATCGTGGTTGAACGCATCAGCCCGCGTCGTCTCGGCGCGCTGGTGGCAATGTATGAACATAAAGTGTTCGTACAAAGCGTGGTCTGGGGCATCAACGCCTTCGACCAATGGGGCGTGGAACTGGGCAAGGAACTGGGCAAAGGCGTTTACAACCGCCTGGTCGGCAGCGATGAAACCACCGCTGACGATCCTTCCACTCAGGGCCTGATCAACTACTTCCGTGGTCGTCACCGCGGTTGA
- a CDS encoding BON domain-containing protein, with protein sequence MKKFAITAAAATALTLTMASGAFAQSTQATQAPMTLAAGEMTKAKETTSDTWITTKVKSDLVTEKGIPGTDIKVETNKGVVSLSSTVAVTESQKATAVAITKKIKGVKAVSADGLKAE encoded by the coding sequence ATGAAGAAGTTCGCTATCACTGCCGCTGCTGCTACCGCGCTGACCCTGACCATGGCTTCCGGTGCGTTCGCACAATCCACCCAGGCTACCCAGGCTCCAATGACTCTGGCCGCCGGTGAAATGACCAAGGCTAAAGAAACTACTTCCGATACCTGGATCACCACCAAAGTCAAAAGCGACCTGGTCACCGAAAAAGGCATTCCGGGCACCGACATCAAAGTAGAAACCAACAAAGGTGTTGTATCGCTGTCGTCGACTGTAGCCGTTACCGAGTCTCAGAAAGCTACCGCTGTAGCGATCACCAAGAAAATCAAAGGCGTCAAAGCGGTCTCCGCTGACGGCCTGAAAGCCGAGTAA
- the panD gene encoding aspartate 1-decarboxylase, protein MHAIMLKAKLHRAEVTHAVLDYEGSCAIDGEWLDLSGIREYEQIQIYNVDNGERFTTYAIRGEEGSRMISVNGAAAHKAKVGDRVIICAYAHYSEAELVNFKPRMLYMAPGNELSHTSNAIPVQLA, encoded by the coding sequence ATGCACGCGATCATGCTCAAGGCCAAACTGCACCGCGCCGAAGTCACTCATGCGGTGCTCGATTACGAAGGTTCGTGCGCCATCGATGGCGAGTGGCTGGACTTGTCCGGCATCCGTGAATACGAGCAGATCCAGATTTATAACGTCGACAATGGTGAGCGTTTCACCACCTACGCGATTCGCGGTGAAGAAGGCTCGCGGATGATCTCCGTCAACGGCGCCGCTGCGCACAAGGCCAAGGTCGGCGACCGCGTGATCATTTGTGCCTACGCCCATTACAGCGAAGCCGAGCTGGTCAATTTCAAGCCGCGCATGCTCTACATGGCGCCCGGCAACGAGCTGAGCCACACCAGCAACGCCATCCCGGTTCAGCTCGCCTGA
- a CDS encoding DUF748 domain-containing protein, protein MKPHMPKGLIRAIGALLTALALYSLLGFLILPGIALRVANQQLANYATVPAHIQRIELNPFSLEVTLWGLVIGEPGKEQIGFDRLYADLQIDSLWTKALHLANIELDKPKSEILFAKDGKLNLLGLFNVPASEPTPADPNAKPFPLRIDNIKLAGGVVHFEDVRPSEPIEFLYDDLSFELKNLSTLPEDSADMTLVAIGPAGGRIDWSGNFSLIPFTSEGTLKITDGKMKAFWPYVRDSVPLVLEDGVISLSSEYKLNLSKETELQLNNVAVSIAPFAIKAPDGRPLAKLERLDVSETSVDLAKQQVVVGKIRSNKLETWAALEADGQLDWQKLFASQPSKPAAKAAAEPVNTPAAADSPKTPPAPSKPWQVLLKDVQLRNYTVHLADRSATPAVALDITPLNVDLQDFDSLNGSPFKLKLDSGVGKQGKITADGTVNLAPVNAQLNVKTQDIDLRVAQSYINPFIRLELRSGMLGSDLKVNLKSTEPLALSVTGRAQIDQLHTLDTLKTRDFLKWQQVVVEGLNYQHGDSLSIDKINLFQPYVRFMINDDRTTNIDDLLIPQPADSGAKTAAAKPASNDKPLGIHIGGIAINDGSANFADFSLTPNFATAVQQLNGQIGTIDSRQAKPASVDIKGKVDRYAPVTIKGAVNPFDPMASLDIATSFKRVELTTLTPYSGKFAGYRIRKGRLNLDLHYLITKGQLKAENKVVVEQLQLGEKVDSPDAVSLPLKLAIALLKDVDGKISIELPVTGDLNNPQFSVMPIVWQTLRNLIVKAAAAPFKMIGGLISGGGSEDLGTVSFAPGSSELNKDAEAALIKLSQALKERPALRLEIEGTAAQSSDGPLLAEQRLEREYQNNYYKMLQRRGDKVPAQASLLQVPDSEKGPLLEGIYRTRLKTQPPAEWKDLGKEERTAKMREGVIKFWSGSDVLLRQLGQDRASSIKDYLVDKGQLADDRVYFIDANLGEAESDGRVVTQMHLDAE, encoded by the coding sequence ATGAAGCCGCACATGCCCAAAGGATTGATTCGCGCGATTGGCGCCTTGTTGACAGCTCTGGCCCTCTACAGCCTGCTGGGGTTTCTGATTTTGCCGGGCATCGCCCTGCGTGTGGCCAATCAACAACTGGCCAATTACGCGACGGTGCCTGCGCATATCCAGCGTATCGAGCTCAACCCGTTCAGCCTTGAAGTCACCCTGTGGGGACTGGTGATCGGCGAGCCGGGCAAGGAACAGATCGGCTTCGATCGCCTGTACGCCGACCTGCAAATCGACAGTCTGTGGACCAAAGCCCTGCACCTGGCCAACATCGAACTGGACAAGCCGAAGAGCGAAATCCTTTTCGCCAAAGACGGCAAGCTCAACCTTCTGGGCCTGTTCAATGTGCCGGCCAGTGAGCCGACACCGGCCGATCCGAACGCCAAGCCCTTCCCGCTGCGCATCGACAACATCAAACTCGCCGGTGGCGTCGTGCACTTTGAAGATGTGCGCCCGAGCGAGCCGATCGAATTCCTCTACGACGACCTGAGCTTCGAACTGAAAAACCTCAGCACGTTGCCCGAAGACAGCGCCGACATGACCCTGGTCGCCATCGGCCCCGCTGGCGGCCGGATCGACTGGAGCGGTAATTTCAGCCTGATCCCGTTCACCTCCGAAGGCACCCTCAAAATCACCGACGGCAAGATGAAAGCCTTCTGGCCCTACGTGCGTGACTCGGTACCTTTGGTACTCGAAGACGGCGTGATCAGCCTCAGCAGCGAATACAAACTCAATCTGTCGAAAGAAACCGAACTGCAGTTGAACAATGTCGCGGTGAGCATCGCGCCATTCGCGATCAAGGCCCCCGATGGACGCCCGTTGGCGAAGCTCGAACGTCTCGACGTCAGCGAAACCTCGGTCGATCTGGCCAAACAGCAAGTGGTGGTCGGCAAGATCCGCAGCAACAAACTGGAAACCTGGGCAGCGCTCGAAGCCGACGGCCAACTGGACTGGCAGAAACTGTTCGCCAGCCAACCGTCGAAACCCGCCGCCAAAGCCGCCGCAGAACCGGTGAACACGCCGGCCGCTGCCGACTCGCCGAAAACACCGCCCGCGCCGAGCAAACCATGGCAAGTGCTGCTCAAAGACGTGCAATTGCGTAACTACACCGTGCATCTGGCCGACCGCTCGGCCACACCCGCCGTCGCCCTGGATATCACCCCGCTGAACGTCGATCTGCAGGATTTCGACAGCCTCAACGGTTCGCCCTTCAAGCTCAAGCTCGACAGCGGCGTGGGCAAGCAAGGCAAGATCACGGCTGACGGCACGGTCAATCTCGCCCCGGTCAACGCCCAGCTCAATGTAAAAACCCAGGACATCGACCTGCGTGTCGCGCAGTCTTACATCAACCCGTTCATTCGCCTGGAACTGCGCAGCGGCATGCTCGGCAGTGATCTGAAGGTCAACCTCAAGAGCACCGAACCGCTGGCGCTCAGCGTCACCGGGCGCGCGCAGATCGATCAACTGCACACCCTCGACACCCTGAAAACCCGCGATTTTCTCAAGTGGCAGCAAGTGGTTGTCGAGGGCCTGAATTATCAACACGGCGACAGCCTGTCGATCGACAAGATCAATCTGTTCCAGCCGTATGTGCGGTTCATGATCAACGATGACCGCACCACCAACATTGATGATCTGTTGATTCCACAACCCGCCGACAGCGGCGCAAAAACCGCAGCAGCGAAACCGGCCAGCAACGACAAACCGCTGGGCATTCATATCGGCGGCATCGCCATCAACGACGGTTCGGCCAACTTCGCCGACTTCAGCCTGACGCCGAACTTCGCCACCGCCGTGCAGCAACTCAATGGCCAGATAGGCACCATCGACAGCCGTCAGGCCAAACCGGCCAGCGTCGATATCAAAGGCAAGGTCGACCGTTATGCACCGGTGACCATCAAAGGCGCGGTCAATCCGTTCGACCCGATGGCCAGCCTCGACATCGCCACCAGTTTCAAACGCGTCGAACTGACCACCCTGACGCCCTACTCCGGCAAATTCGCCGGTTACCGCATCCGCAAGGGCCGGCTCAACCTCGACCTGCATTACCTGATCACCAAGGGCCAGCTCAAAGCCGAGAACAAAGTGGTGGTCGAGCAATTGCAGCTCGGTGAGAAAGTCGACAGCCCGGATGCTGTGAGCCTGCCACTGAAACTGGCGATTGCCTTGCTCAAGGACGTCGACGGCAAGATCTCCATCGAATTGCCGGTGACCGGCGACTTGAACAACCCGCAGTTCAGCGTGATGCCGATTGTCTGGCAGACCCTGCGCAACCTGATCGTCAAAGCCGCTGCCGCGCCCTTCAAAATGATTGGCGGGCTGATCAGTGGCGGCGGTTCGGAAGACCTTGGCACGGTGTCGTTTGCCCCGGGTTCCAGCGAGTTGAACAAGGATGCCGAAGCGGCGCTGATCAAACTGTCGCAAGCACTGAAGGAGCGCCCGGCCCTGCGTCTGGAGATCGAAGGCACTGCCGCGCAGAGCAGCGATGGTCCGTTGCTCGCCGAACAGCGTCTGGAGCGTGAATACCAGAACAACTACTACAAGATGCTCCAGCGTCGTGGCGATAAAGTTCCGGCTCAGGCGTCGTTGCTGCAAGTGCCCGACAGCGAGAAAGGTCCGCTGCTCGAAGGCATCTATCGCACCCGCCTGAAAACCCAGCCACCGGCCGAATGGAAAGATCTGGGCAAGGAAGAACGTACGGCGAAGATGCGCGAAGGCGTGATCAAGTTCTGGAGTGGCAGCGACGTGCTGTTGCGTCAGTTGGGTCAGGACCGCGCCAGCAGCATCAAGGATTATCTGGTCGATAAAGGCCAGCTCGCAGACGACCGCGTGTACTTCATCGACGCCAATCTCGGTGAAGCCGAGAGTGATGGCCGCGTGGTGACGCAAATGCACCTGGATGCCGAGTGA